From the genome of Bacteroides sp., one region includes:
- the xerD gene encoding site-specific tyrosine recombinase XerD, which translates to MNWKAWEKGFESYLQLERSLSSNSVAAYLRDLGKLTDFLNTHHPVLKPQDVTINHLSAFMNWVGSQQASSGSQARILSGVRAFFKYLLVEDIISVNPAKTLETPRIERKLPSVLSNQEIEDILNAIDLSKPEGPRNKAIIETLYGSGLRVSELVNLKISDINFQEEYLLVTGKGDKQRLVPIGLEALKFIRIYLDSSRLQTMPKKGHEDIVFLNKRGGRLSRNMIFHIIKSLCREAGIHKNVSPHTLRHSFATHLVEGGADLRAVQDMLGHESITTTEIYTHLDREFLREAIVSYHPRSRRKN; encoded by the coding sequence ATGAACTGGAAAGCCTGGGAAAAAGGATTTGAGTCATATCTTCAACTTGAGCGATCACTTTCGTCCAACAGCGTGGCTGCCTATTTGCGTGATCTTGGAAAGCTCACTGATTTTCTAAATACCCATCACCCAGTTCTCAAGCCACAGGATGTCACCATAAATCACCTCTCCGCTTTTATGAATTGGGTGGGAAGTCAGCAGGCGTCTAGTGGCAGCCAAGCCCGAATTCTTTCCGGTGTACGCGCCTTTTTTAAATACCTGCTGGTTGAAGATATTATTTCAGTAAATCCGGCCAAGACGCTGGAAACCCCCAGAATAGAACGGAAACTTCCTTCCGTTTTAAGCAATCAGGAAATTGAAGACATCCTGAATGCAATTGATTTGAGTAAACCAGAAGGTCCCCGCAACAAGGCTATCATCGAAACCCTTTATGGTTCAGGCCTGCGGGTTTCAGAACTGGTGAACTTAAAAATAAGTGATATAAATTTCCAGGAAGAATACCTCTTGGTGACTGGCAAAGGCGATAAACAACGTCTGGTCCCTATAGGACTGGAAGCCTTGAAATTCATCCGTATCTATCTTGACTCTAGTCGGCTGCAAACCATGCCCAAAAAAGGGCATGAAGACATCGTTTTTCTGAATAAGAGGGGGGGCCGTCTGAGCCGAAACATGATCTTTCACATCATTAAATCCCTCTGCAGAGAAGCAGGAATTCATAAAAATGTCAGCCCCCACACCCTCAGGCATAGTTTTGCAACCCACCTGGTTGAAGGCGGAGCCGACCTGCGTGCAGTGCAGGATATGCTGGGGCACGAATCCATCACTACGACCGAAATATATACCCACCTCGACCGCGAATTTCTGCGCGAAGCCATTGTCTCCTATCATCCAAGGTCAAGAAGGAAGAACTAA
- a CDS encoding L-threonylcarbamoyladenylate synthase, translating to MLLRIYPENPNAKYIQLVAGCLRSGGVVIYPTDTVYAIGCDIYQSRAVERVAQIKGIRAEKANFSLICQDLSHISDFTRPFSTSVYKVMKKALPGPFTFILNANNQVPRIFQSRKKTVGIRVPDNNITREIVRELGNPIISTSVYDEDEILEYTTDPELIYEKYKDQVDIVIDGGYGDNEASTVIDCTRDEMEVMRQGKGILDEIL from the coding sequence ATGCTGTTACGAATATATCCTGAGAATCCAAACGCCAAATATATACAATTGGTTGCGGGTTGTTTGCGCAGTGGAGGGGTTGTGATTTACCCTACTGACACGGTTTATGCTATTGGTTGTGATATTTACCAGTCAAGGGCAGTGGAACGAGTCGCCCAGATAAAGGGGATCAGGGCTGAGAAAGCCAATTTCTCCTTAATCTGCCAGGACCTCAGCCACATTTCTGACTTCACCAGGCCATTCAGCACCAGTGTATACAAGGTGATGAAGAAAGCTCTGCCCGGGCCCTTTACCTTTATTCTCAATGCAAACAACCAGGTGCCCCGTATATTCCAGAGCCGAAAGAAAACCGTGGGAATCCGCGTTCCCGATAATAATATCACCCGTGAAATCGTCAGGGAATTAGGAAACCCCATCATTTCTACCTCTGTTTACGATGAGGATGAAATTCTGGAATATACCACCGACCCTGAATTGATTTACGAAAAATACAAGGACCAGGTAGACATTGTGATTGACGGCGGTTATGGGGATAATGAGGCCTCAACAGTCATTGACTGTACCCGCGACGAGATGGAGGTTATGCGCCAGGGGAAAGGCATCCTGGATGAGATCCTTTAA
- the rlmN gene encoding 23S rRNA (adenine(2503)-C(2))-methyltransferase RlmN, translating to MEEKQGVLFGKTLRQLESEVFELGLPRYTATQITDWLYKKDVTSIDEMSNLSKEAREKLSERYEMGLSEPVKVQVSVDGTKKYLYRAHNGKFIETAYIPERDRHTLCVSSQVGCKMGCLFCFTAKQGFQGNLNAGEILNQIWSLPERQLITNIVYMGMGEPFDNMEAVMQSLEILTAEYGLAISPRRITVSTIGIIPAIKTFLELSSCHLAVSLHSPFEEERRRIMPIEHVYSLTQVLEAIRSFPLGKQRRISFEYIVFKDLNHSPRHVKELARILNGIRCRINLLRFHPVPGTPLKAPDEKTLQEFKTALEKKGLTTTIRKSRGQDIYAACGLLSTKEQQPR from the coding sequence ATGGAAGAGAAACAAGGTGTGCTTTTTGGTAAGACTTTAAGGCAACTGGAATCGGAGGTATTTGAATTAGGCCTTCCCCGATATACAGCCACACAGATCACCGACTGGCTTTACAAAAAGGATGTGACTTCCATCGATGAAATGAGCAACCTTTCCAAAGAAGCCCGTGAGAAGCTTTCTGAGCGATATGAAATGGGGCTTTCAGAGCCTGTGAAAGTTCAGGTATCGGTGGATGGGACAAAAAAATATCTTTATCGCGCTCATAACGGTAAGTTTATTGAAACCGCCTATATTCCTGAGCGAGACAGGCATACATTATGCGTTTCCTCACAAGTTGGCTGTAAAATGGGTTGTCTTTTTTGCTTTACTGCCAAACAGGGTTTTCAGGGAAATCTTAATGCCGGTGAAATCCTGAACCAGATTTGGAGCCTTCCGGAAAGGCAGTTGATTACCAATATTGTTTACATGGGGATGGGTGAGCCATTTGATAACATGGAGGCCGTTATGCAAAGTCTGGAAATTCTGACTGCTGAGTATGGTCTTGCCATCAGCCCGCGGCGCATTACGGTCTCAACCATTGGTATTATTCCTGCCATAAAGACTTTCCTTGAATTAAGCTCCTGTCATCTTGCTGTAAGTTTGCACTCACCCTTTGAGGAAGAGAGACGTCGTATTATGCCTATCGAGCACGTTTATTCCCTTACCCAAGTCCTGGAGGCCATCCGGAGCTTTCCCCTAGGGAAACAAAGACGCATCTCTTTTGAGTACATTGTTTTCAAGGACCTTAACCATAGCCCGCGGCATGTTAAAGAACTGGCACGCATTCTCAATGGAATTCGGTGCCGCATCAACTTGTTGCGTTTTCACCCAGTTCCAGGCACTCCATTGAAAGCCCCGGATGAGAAGACCCTTCAGGAATTCAAAACAGCCCTCGAAAAAAAGGGCCTTACTACAACAATCCGAAAGTCACGCGGACAGGATATTTATGCTGCTTGCGGCCTGCTTTCCACAAAGGAACAACAGCCAAGGTAA
- the kdsA gene encoding 3-deoxy-8-phosphooctulonate synthase — protein MNSVLESIVNREALKGKPFFLMSGPCVLENEEMGFEIARKISDITRKFNIPYIFKASYKKANRSKLESFTGIGDTIALNILQQIGQELDISVVTDIHTNEEAYMAARHVDVLQIPAFLCRQTELLVASGKTGKVINIKKGQFLSPSAMEFAIEKIRSTGNQKIIVTERGTTFGYGDLVVDFRGIPIMQELGVPVVLDVTHSLQQPNQSTGVTGGLPHLIETMACAGIAAGVDGLFIEAHPDPKNAKSDGANMLKLDKLEGLLEKLVRIREARFSA, from the coding sequence ATGAATTCTGTCCTTGAATCCATTGTAAACCGTGAAGCCCTCAAAGGAAAGCCCTTTTTCCTGATGTCAGGCCCCTGTGTGCTTGAAAACGAAGAAATGGGTTTTGAGATCGCAAGAAAAATTTCAGACATCACCCGTAAGTTTAACATACCATATATCTTCAAGGCTTCCTATAAAAAAGCTAACCGTTCAAAACTGGAGAGTTTTACTGGTATCGGCGATACCATTGCCCTGAATATCCTTCAACAAATTGGCCAGGAACTGGATATTTCGGTGGTCACGGATATTCACACCAATGAGGAAGCCTATATGGCCGCCCGGCATGTGGATGTGCTGCAGATTCCTGCTTTTCTATGCAGGCAAACAGAATTGCTGGTCGCTTCCGGCAAAACCGGCAAGGTTATCAACATAAAAAAAGGGCAGTTTCTTTCCCCATCCGCAATGGAGTTTGCCATTGAAAAAATCCGCTCAACTGGAAATCAAAAAATCATTGTTACCGAAAGAGGCACGACTTTTGGCTATGGTGACTTGGTTGTGGATTTCAGGGGAATACCCATTATGCAGGAACTTGGTGTTCCGGTAGTCCTTGATGTCACCCATTCACTTCAGCAACCCAACCAATCAACTGGTGTAACAGGAGGACTGCCTCACTTAATTGAAACCATGGCCTGTGCAGGTATTGCAGCAGGCGTTGATGGTTTATTCATTGAGGCTCACCCCGATCCAAAGAATGCAAAATCGGATGGTGCCAATATGCTCAAACTTGACAAGTTAGAAGGGCTTCTGGAAAAATTGGTTCGTATCAGGGAAGCCAGATTTTCTGCGTAA
- a CDS encoding cupin domain-containing protein, with the protein MQAKNILSTGQIPFVTDQEHFETLFSDRELHIERIVSKGQVTPPDIWYDQEENEWVMLIQGKASLEFEKGEMVHLSPGDYIFLPARLKHRVTYTSKTPPCIWLAIHFK; encoded by the coding sequence ATGCAGGCAAAAAACATTCTCTCAACAGGACAGATTCCCTTTGTGACTGACCAGGAGCATTTCGAAACCCTCTTCAGTGATCGGGAACTTCACATTGAAAGAATCGTAAGCAAGGGGCAGGTCACGCCTCCTGACATTTGGTATGATCAGGAAGAAAACGAATGGGTTATGTTGATTCAAGGTAAGGCCAGTCTGGAGTTCGAAAAAGGTGAAATGGTGCATCTAAGCCCGGGAGATTATATTTTCCTGCCCGCCCGTCTGAAACACCGGGTGACTTACACCAGTAAAACACCTCCATGTATCTGGCTTGCCATTCATTTTAAATAA
- a CDS encoding YIP1 family protein, with product MHSDIFFSIVPGVFFNPPRAWQTVKSHPISLIRFFLVFGLPFILLGSFGRALSDQDLEAFVDRPLGILFLSHLLSNLLVLLAGPWMIARLSGTYKLVPDYSSSLKLSVVSYIPFLLSQLIAALAPVISFIALVGMGFSLVLFWSGAPVILDIPKNRLAGFTFLSFFIFLGLSLIGLYLIRLIIFAPVTV from the coding sequence ATGCATTCAGATATATTTTTTTCAATCGTGCCCGGCGTATTTTTTAATCCACCGCGTGCCTGGCAAACAGTCAAGAGTCATCCCATATCTCTTATACGTTTTTTTCTTGTATTTGGTTTACCTTTTATTTTGCTGGGCTCTTTTGGACGGGCGCTCAGTGATCAGGATTTGGAAGCTTTTGTTGACCGCCCTCTTGGTATTTTGTTTTTATCCCATTTATTGTCGAATCTTTTGGTCTTACTTGCTGGCCCCTGGATGATAGCCCGCCTGTCAGGGACTTACAAACTTGTCCCCGATTACTCCTCAAGTCTTAAATTATCGGTTGTCTCTTATATCCCATTTTTATTGTCTCAGCTTATTGCAGCACTGGCACCGGTTATATCCTTCATAGCACTGGTTGGAATGGGCTTTTCATTGGTGCTTTTTTGGAGTGGAGCCCCCGTGATTCTTGATATCCCAAAGAACCGCCTTGCAGGTTTCACTTTTCTTTCTTTCTTCATCTTCCTGGGTCTTTCTTTGATAGGACTCTATTTGATCAGATTGATTATTTTTGCACCTGTTACAGTTTGA
- a CDS encoding alpha/beta hydrolase-fold protein — translation MKPEYFLGILLILLAGSLRAEEVTVIVTSIPANTPEGAQIFIAGTFNNWDPGHASFILEPNDEGEPEIVLTGEGTISFKFTRGSWQTVEGNENGGFLPNRSFTFGTADTLQVNILSWEDTGETNSTAAENVIILSTDFEMPQLNRTRRIWIYFPPDYENSGEQYPVLYMHDGQNLFDQATSFAGEWEVDETLNDLFEEGQPVPIVVGIDNGGGDRIDEYTPWLNNQYGGGDGDLYANFIIETLKPFIDENYRTFPGREHTGVMGSSLGGLISFYIAHKHQDVFSKAGIFSPSFWFSDSVYTFASETGKQHPMKYFIMGGSNESSGLVDQMQAMVDTLFSIGFGESEVTLVVVPGGQHNEILWQSQFGQAYQWLFNTSATYTPVIYPEREIKLRQQGNRIWLEQGQGRPEGPYHLQIFNLFGQALYGVNIMAGQAIHLPPHLRGLVIARVIGNDLQFTQKIWLP, via the coding sequence ATGAAACCAGAATATTTCCTGGGTATTCTTTTGATCTTGCTGGCTGGCAGCCTTCGCGCAGAAGAGGTTACTGTTATTGTTACGTCAATACCTGCTAATACTCCTGAAGGGGCCCAGATATTTATTGCGGGAACCTTTAATAATTGGGACCCGGGTCATGCTTCTTTTATCCTTGAACCCAATGATGAAGGTGAACCTGAGATTGTACTTACAGGGGAGGGAACCATTAGTTTTAAATTCACCCGAGGGAGCTGGCAGACCGTTGAAGGCAATGAAAACGGGGGTTTTTTACCGAACCGCAGTTTTACTTTTGGTACTGCCGATACCCTCCAGGTAAACATCTTAAGTTGGGAAGATACTGGGGAAACAAACTCCACTGCTGCAGAGAATGTTATTATCCTGAGTACTGACTTCGAGATGCCTCAGTTGAATCGCACGCGGCGTATCTGGATTTATTTCCCTCCGGATTATGAGAATTCGGGTGAGCAATATCCGGTTTTGTATATGCACGATGGGCAAAACCTTTTTGATCAGGCCACATCTTTCGCAGGGGAGTGGGAGGTTGATGAAACCCTGAATGATTTGTTTGAGGAAGGCCAGCCTGTTCCCATTGTGGTTGGTATTGATAACGGGGGAGGGGATCGTATCGATGAATATACTCCTTGGTTGAATAACCAGTATGGGGGAGGCGATGGTGACCTTTATGCCAATTTTATTATTGAAACGCTGAAACCATTTATTGACGAGAATTATCGGACCTTTCCGGGAAGGGAGCATACTGGAGTAATGGGTAGTTCCCTTGGGGGGCTAATTTCCTTTTATATTGCCCATAAGCATCAGGATGTTTTCTCAAAGGCGGGGATCTTCTCTCCCTCTTTCTGGTTTTCAGATTCTGTATACACCTTTGCCAGCGAAACAGGTAAACAACACCCTATGAAATATTTCATCATGGGAGGCAGTAACGAAAGTTCAGGTTTGGTTGATCAAATGCAAGCCATGGTCGATACCCTGTTTTCCATTGGCTTCGGGGAAAGTGAGGTAACACTTGTGGTGGTCCCCGGGGGACAGCACAATGAAATTTTGTGGCAGTCGCAGTTTGGGCAGGCCTACCAGTGGTTGTTCAATACTTCAGCCACCTATACACCAGTAATTTACCCCGAAAGGGAGATTAAGCTAAGGCAGCAGGGAAACAGAATATGGCTGGAACAAGGCCAAGGCAGACCGGAGGGGCCATACCACCTGCAAATCTTTAATCTGTTTGGCCAAGCATTGTATGGTGTAAATATAATGGCCGGACAAGCCATTCATCTCCCTCCTCACCTGCGAGGTCTGGTAATTGCTAGGGTAATCGGCAATGACCTTCAGTTTACGCAGAAAATCTGGCTTCCCTGA
- a CDS encoding peptidoglycan DD-metalloendopeptidase family protein encodes MTERSRPRFLIILIVISLAVLLVFGFLMIRRFSQNQIHQNQEEVPEITFDEFGFPEDQYLIESEVVKPNQTLSHILSTFSLSPEIIHVIAGQIQEVFNPRRIKAGQAYHGYYSNDSVPQLQYFVYEISMLDYLKVGLGDSLTIEKGEKEVTTLDRTASGLITSSLWNAMVDNNLSPELIIRLSEVLAWEVDFYRIQEGDRFKVLYKENFVGDKSVGIPDVDALYFVHQGREIYGFHFESDTLQGFFNPEGENLRKVFLKAPLEFGRISSRFSSSRMHPVLKHRRPHYGTDYAAPHGTPILSVGDGVVTQTAYSSGNGNYVRIRHNSVYETQYLHMSRFAAGIRPGVKVEQGQVIGYVGATGLATGPHVCFRFWKNGHQVDHLREEFPSADPLPVDYMSAFVEIRDSLTRELNKIPFSQELPV; translated from the coding sequence ATGACGGAAAGATCCCGACCACGTTTTCTCATTATTCTTATCGTTATAAGCCTTGCCGTTTTGCTGGTATTTGGATTTTTGATGATTCGCCGCTTTTCTCAAAACCAAATCCATCAAAACCAGGAGGAGGTTCCCGAGATTACCTTTGATGAATTTGGTTTTCCTGAAGACCAATACTTAATAGAAAGCGAGGTAGTCAAGCCCAATCAAACCCTTTCACATATTCTTTCCACTTTTAGTTTATCCCCTGAGATAATTCATGTCATTGCAGGCCAGATTCAGGAAGTGTTTAATCCCCGGCGAATCAAAGCCGGACAGGCATACCATGGATACTATTCAAACGACTCCGTACCACAGCTTCAGTATTTTGTTTACGAGATCTCAATGCTTGACTATTTGAAAGTTGGCCTGGGCGACAGCCTGACGATTGAGAAAGGGGAGAAGGAAGTTACGACCCTGGACAGGACTGCTTCGGGGCTGATCACTTCTTCATTGTGGAATGCGATGGTTGACAACAATTTAAGTCCTGAGCTGATAATTCGCCTTTCAGAGGTTTTGGCCTGGGAAGTTGACTTTTACAGGATTCAGGAAGGCGACCGTTTTAAGGTCCTATATAAAGAGAATTTTGTTGGAGATAAATCGGTTGGTATTCCGGATGTTGATGCTTTGTACTTTGTTCATCAGGGGCGCGAGATATATGGCTTTCACTTTGAATCGGATACCCTTCAAGGCTTCTTCAATCCTGAAGGAGAGAATCTGCGCAAAGTTTTTCTGAAGGCCCCTCTTGAATTCGGGCGAATTTCCAGCCGGTTTTCTTCAAGCAGGATGCATCCAGTCCTAAAGCACCGGCGTCCTCATTACGGAACCGATTACGCTGCCCCACATGGAACACCTATCCTGTCTGTTGGGGATGGAGTAGTGACACAGACAGCCTATTCTTCTGGAAACGGAAATTATGTTCGGATCCGCCATAACTCGGTATATGAGACTCAGTATCTCCATATGTCGCGTTTCGCTGCTGGAATCAGACCAGGTGTTAAAGTGGAGCAAGGGCAGGTAATTGGTTATGTGGGCGCTACGGGACTGGCTACCGGGCCTCACGTATGTTTTCGTTTTTGGAAAAACGGACATCAAGTTGACCACCTGAGGGAAGAATTTCCTTCAGCAGATCCGCTCCCAGTTGATTATATGTCTGCGTTTGTTGAAATCCGCGACAGCCTTACCCGGGAATTGAATAAGATTCCTTTCAGTCAGGAATTACCTGTTTAA